A region of the Sphingobium yanoikuyae genome:
CGGTTCGCGCCGGCTGCAGGAGGCGGATCTGCACAATCGCCTCGGCATCTGGGCCTTGCCCTTTCATTTCACCCTGGCGCTGACCGGCGCGCTGCTCGGCCTCAGCACCATCATCGTCGCGATGCTGGCCATGCTGCTCTATCGCGGCGACATGGGGAAGGTCTATGAACTCTTCCTCGATCCGCCGCCCAAGGTTGACGCGCGCGCCATGCCAATTCCCGATATTGCGAGGCTGATCGCCGATGCCCGCGCCCGCGCGCCGGCGGCCGTTGCGGACAATATCATGGTCGAACGGCCCGGCCGCGCCGATATGCGCATCTCGATCCATAGCGGTCGGCCCAAGCTGCTGACCCAGCAGGACGAGGTGCAATATGATGCGCGCGGGCAACTGCTCCATCAGGAGCAGCCGCAGGATCTGGTCGCCGGCACCCGAATGCTGAGCGGCATCGGCCAGCTGCATTTCGGCTGGTTCGGCGGGCTGCCCGTGCGGATCGCCTATGGCCTGCTCGGCATTGCGCTCTGCATCGTTACCTCCAGCGGCGTGACCATCTGGCTGGCCCGCCGCCGCGATCGCGGCCGGCCCGCGCCGCAATGGGAACGGATCTGGGCTGCGATCTGCTGGGGTCAGCCGGTGATCCTGGTGCTGACCGCCGCGCTGGCCTTCGCCTTGCCTCAAACGCCGCTGCCGCTGGCCTGGATCGGCCTCACCATCCTGTCGGTGCGGGCCGCCGGCATGGCGAAGGCGCTGCCCGGCCCGCGCCTGTCGCGCGGCCTG
Encoded here:
- a CDS encoding PepSY-associated TM helix domain-containing protein: MNDQSVQTNSRAKKWRWPLSPETVRSVLSSHSVLGLAFAAIIYIVCLTGTVAVFAPDLERWEVPATPVVTSLSDASAARAIAEAARRAPADTTLYLSLPTAKQDGASLTAFSATYEHKWGVAADGALSDLEAVWTEFLIHLHINLHLPRSWGQFIVGLTGVALLSSLVSGILAHPRVLRDAFHLRLGGSRRLQEADLHNRLGIWALPFHFTLALTGALLGLSTIIVAMLAMLLYRGDMGKVYELFLDPPPKVDARAMPIPDIARLIADARARAPAAVADNIMVERPGRADMRISIHSGRPKLLTQQDEVQYDARGQLLHQEQPQDLVAGTRMLSGIGQLHFGWFGGLPVRIAYGLLGIALCIVTSSGVTIWLARRRDRGRPAPQWERIWAAICWGQPVILVLTAALAFALPQTPLPLAWIGLTILSVRAAGMAKALPGPRLSRGLQWALVAGLLIVALLHGAPLLAGGQGLLVDLLLLVGGLGLLLALLRSRAPAKA